DNA from Paratractidigestivibacter faecalis:
CGGCATGGGGGAGAGAAGGGTGCTCCTGGCATCCCACGGTCATCTGGCGAGCGGCCTGAAGAGCTCGCTGCAGATCCTTACGGGAGACGCCTCGGCGGTCACCGCGATTGACGCATACGTTGACGAGACAGACTTCGTGCCGACCATCGAGGAGTTTCTCGCCGCGTCCGAGGAGGGCGACGAGACCATCGTCTTCACCGACCTGCTCGGCGGCAGCGTGTTCCAGAAGGTGAGCGTACTTCTGGCGAGCCACCCGGGCGTCATCCACGTCACCGGCATGAACCTGGCCGTGGTCATCGGCTGCTTGCTCTCTGACGAGCCCCTGACCCCCGAGGTGGTGGACGGGGTCGTGGCGATGGCCTCCGATGCTCTTGAGCGCGTCGAGATTCCCGGTGCCGACCCCGCGAACGAGGGCGATGCCGCGGACGACGACTTCTTTGCTTAGCCGACTGCGTTTGGGCCGCACTGGCGGCCTTGGGAAGAAGCGATGCCGCGAGGGCGGCAGAAGGGAAACCAGCCATGATCATCCAGATTCGCGTTGACGACAGGCTCATTCACGGCCAGGTGGCCATCCTCTGGTCCAAGGAGCTCAACAGCAAGGGCCTTTTGGTTGCCAACGACAGGGCCGCATCCAACCCCACCATCTCCGCGACGCTCAAGATGGCTTGCCCCAGCTCCCAGAAGCTGCTCATCAAGTCCGTCGACGACGCCATCAGGATTGCCAAGGACCCGCGTGGCGGCTCCATGCGCATCTTCGCGCTTGTCGACTGCGTCGCCGATGCGCTGAAGATCGTCGAGGCGTGCCCGGAGGCCGTCGGCGAGGTCAACGTTGCCAACGTCGGCCGCTTTGACAACTCCGATCCCGCCCAGCAGGTCAACCTCATCAAGTCCGTGATGCTCAACCCTGACGAGCTCGAGGCCTGCCGCAAGCTCGTTGCAACCGGCGTCACGGTCATCCACCAGGTCACCCCGACTGACCGCAAAGTGTCCGTCGAGGACCTTCTCAAGACGCTCTAGGGAGATCCGGAGCTCCCTGGCACGTATCAAGAACGCAACAAGGAACGGAGGGTATCAAGAAATGCTGTACACAGCGACAATGGCTCTTCTCGCCGCATTCGTGGCCAAGTGGAGCAACAACCTGCTGGGCCAGGCGCTGACCGAGCGCCCGCTCGTTGCAGGCCTCATCGCCGGCCTCTTCCTGGGCGACGTCCAGACGGGCGTGCTCGTCGGCGCCGCGCTGGAGGCCGTCTTCCTCGGAATGGTGGACGTGGGCGGATCCGTTACCGCCGAGCCCGTTACCGCAACGGTCCTGGCGGTGGCCTTTGTCTCCACCATGGGCATGGAGCAGGGCACCGCGGTCGCCCTGGCCGTCCCCATCGGCCTGCTCGGCGGCCTGGTCTACTCGGTCATCCACCTCTCTATCTCTTCCCTGGCCGCCCCCCTCATCGAGAAGGCCGCTGCCACGGGTGATCCGAAGAAGGTCAACCTCGTCTGGTTTGTCGGCGGCGGCATCAAGCACTTCATCGTTGCCGTTCCGACCTTCCTGGGCGTCCTGCTTGGCGCCGAGCCCATGAGCGTCGTCATGAACCAGATTCCCGACCAGGTCATCGCCGGCCTTACCGCAAGCGGAAGCCTGCTTCCCGCTGTTGGCATGGCAATGCTCATGAAGATGCTCTGGAACAACAAGATTGCCATCTACTGGTTCCTGGGCTTCATCCTGGTTGCCTACATGGGCCTTGGCACCGTCGGCGTTGCCGCGTTTGGCGCCGTCATCGTGACCCTGGTGGTCATGAACGACCTGGATGCCATGAAGAAGGAGAAGGCCTCGATCGCCGCTGGCACCGTGGCCGCTGACGAGGAGGAGGACTTCTTCGCATGAGTGACGAGAAGACCCTGGCCACCAAGCCGGAAAGCGACGTGAAGATCAACCTCAGCACCAAGGACCTGCCCGCTGAGGACCGCAAGATGCTCAAGAGCATGTTCCTGCGCACCAACTGTCTCTATGCCCTGTGGGCGGGCCAGGCCCAGGCGGCGGCCGGCGGCATGCTCTTCACCATGGAGCCCGCGCTCAACCGCTATTACGCCGACCAGAAGAAGCGCGCCGAGGCCATGAGCCGCTACACCTCCTGGTACAACATCACCCTGAACGTGCACCCCGTCGTCTCCGGCATCTGCGCCGCCATGGAGCGCGACGCCGCCGAGGACGAGAACTTCGACGTGAGCAACATCCAGGCCGTCAAGGCGTCCCTCATGGGACCCCTGTCCGGCGTCGGCGACGCCTTCTTCTGGGGCGTCTTGCGCATCATCGCCGCCGGCATCGGCATTGGCCTGGCCGCCACCGGCAGCCCCTTGGGCGCCATTGCCTTCCTGCTGATCTACAACATTCCCTCTTGGATCGTGCGCTGGGGCTGCCAGGTCCTGGGCTTCAAGCTCGGTACCTCCTTCATCTCGAAGGTCTCTGAGTCCGGTCTGATGGGCGTGGTCACCAAGGCCGCCGGCATCCTCGGCCTGCTCATGATCGGAGCCATGACGGCGTCGAACGTGGCCTTCAACGTGGCCCTGACCATTCCGGTCGCGGGCTCTGACCCCATCATGGTCCAGACCTACCTCGACGCGATGTTCAAGGGGCTCATCCCCATGCTCATCACGCTCGGCTGCTTCAAGCTCCTGAAGAAGAACGTCAATGTCCTGTGGATCATCCTGGGCATCATGGCGCTTGGCCTGGTCTGCGGCCTGTTTGGCATCGTCGCCTAGCAAACGTTCAGACGCCTTTTTCCAATCGGTTCAAAAGCAACGGACGGCATGGCCATGCGCTCGGCGCGATGGCTGGCGAAAGCCTTGGCAAAAACGGCCGTGCCGTCCGCTGCGCGCAAAAGGAGGAGAGCATGGCAGACAAGAAGTTCCAGGTCGCCCTGGACCTCTTTACCATCGAGGACGCAATGAGGATCCTCGAGCAGGTTGGCGAGTACGTCGACATCATCGAGGTGGGCACCCCGCTCATGGTTGCCGAGGGCGCCCGCGCCGTCCGCACCATCAAGGACGCCTATCCCACCAAGACCGTCTTTGCCGACATCAAGGTCATGGACGGCGGCGGCGAGGTTCCCAAGTCGTGCATCCAGGCCGGCTGCGACATGTTCAGCGTCCTGTGCGCCTCCGATGACGCCACCCTTCGCGCCGCCATCGAGCTTGCCCACGCGAACGACGTCATGGTCCTTGCGGACATGTGCAACGTCAAGAACATGGAGGAGCGCGCCGCTCAGGTTGCCCCCATGGGTCCGGACTACCTCTGCTGCCACGTTGGCTTTGACCGCCAGGCCACCGGCGCCGACCCCGTCGAGGAGCTGAAGCGCCTCTCTGGCGTCTCCACCCCCAAGGCCATTGCCGGCGGCATCAAGCTCTCCACCTTCAAGGCTGCCGTCGAGAGCGAGGCACAGGACATCATCTCCGGCGGCGCCATCTTCAACGCCGAGAAGCCCGGCGAGGTCGCGCGCCAGATGCGCGAGATTCTCGACGCCTACAACGCAAGCCACTAGGAGGTCGAACATGAGCGAGTCAACGGAGATGGCGGTCAACCAGATCGCCGCGCTGGGAGCGCGTCAGCTGGCCGGCATCCTCGAGGGCGTGAGCGGGGAGAGGCTCCAGGAGCTCATCGCCCTCATCGATGAGGCGCCGCACGTGTACTGCTGCGCCGCGGGAAGGTCGCTGCTCATGATGAGGTGCATGGCCATGAGGCTCATGCACATGGGGTACGCGAGCTACGTGGTGGGGGACACCACGACGCCGGCGTTCCACGAGGGCGACCTGCTGATTTGCGCCTCTGGCTCCGGTACCACCTCCTGTGTCCTCAACGTGGCGAGAAAGGCCCGCGACCTCGGCGGCCGCGTCGCCTGCATCACCATCTCCGAGGACTCGCCCCTGGCCGAGCTCAGCGACGTCGTCGTCAGCGTCCCCACCTTCACGGACAAGGGCGACTTCGACGCCAGCGAGCGCACGGTCATGGCCGGCGGCTCCAGCTTCGAGCACGCCGTCCTTCTCCTCTCTGACGCCATGGTCGTTCCTATGGCCGCCGCAAGGGGCTTTGACATCAACAAGGGCTTCCCGCTTCACGCGAATCTTGAGTAAAGGGGCGTTTGATGAGCAAGATCATGAACGAGGCTTCCGGCTTCGTCGACCAGAGCCTCGCCGGCATCGTGGCCGCCAACCCGAACGACCTCGCACTTTGCGAGACCTCCCGACGCAGCGTGGTGCGCGCCGGCCAGGCCAAGGGCGACGGCAAGGTCGCCATCGTGACCGGTGGCGGCTACGGGCACCTTCCGGTGTTTCTGGGCTACGTGGGCCAGGGCATGTGCGATGGCTGCGCCGTGGGCAACGTCTTCACCTCCCCGAGTGCCGAGGCCATCGTCGAGTGTGCCAGGCAGGCCGACCGCGGCGCGGGCGTCCTGTTCCTCTTTGGCAACTACATGGGCGACTCCATGAACTTCGACATGGCCTCCGAGCTGCTTGAGTTTGACGACATCCAGACGCGCGTGGTCAAGTGCTCCGACGACGTCGCCTCCCTCCCGCGCGAGCGCTGGCAGGAGCGCCGCGGCGTGAGCGGCATCTTCTTCGCCTACAAGCTCGTGGGCGCCTACGTGGAGCAGGGCCACTCCCTGGACGAGGTCGCCGACTTCGCCCGTCGCGTGACCGAGAACGTCTCCACCTTCGGCTTTGCGACGAGCTCCTGCCAGATTCCCGGCGAGAAGACCACGGTCTTCCAGATCGGCGAGGACGAGACCGAGCTCGGCATGGGCATCCACGGCGAGCCCGGCGTCGAGCGCGCCGGCAAGATGACCTCCGCCGAGCTTGCCGCCTACCTTGTTCCGAGGCTCGTCGCTGACCAGGGGCTTGCCGCTGGCGACAAGATTGCCGTGCTCGTCAACTCACTCGGAGCCACGTGCGAGGAGGAGCTCTACGTCCTCTATGCCGACGTAAAGCAGCTGCTTGACCAGGCCGGCATTGACGTGAGCCGCGTCTTCGTGGGGCGCTACGGCACCTCGATGGAGATGGCCGGCGCATCGCTCTCCTTCCTCAAGATGGAGGACGACTTCTCCGAGTATCTGAACGCGCCCGCCTCCACGCCCTTCATGCGGTTCTAGGAAGCTGCGGGCTCTGGGGAACACCTGGTGATAAGGAGATAACAGCATGTCCTATGGCATCAATGACGCAAAGGCCCTCATCGCCCGCGTCAGCGACATCATCGAGGCTCACAAGGACGAGCTCAACGAGCTGGACGGCCGTTCCGGCGACGGCGATCTGGGAATGAGCGTCGCGCTTGGCCTGGCGGCGACCAAGGCCTCCGCAGAGGCCTTCGAGGGCGACGACATGGGCAAGATGCTTGCCATGGCCGCCATGGCTTGCAACCGCGAGGCTCCCTCCACGATGGGAACCCTCGTCTCCAGCGGCATCATGGCCGTGGGCAAGGCGTTCAAGGGCAAGAACGAGGTCGAGAAGGCCGACGTCGTCGCCATCCCCAGGACCTTCGCTGACGCCATCGCCGCCCGCGGCGGCGCCAAGCTGGGCGACAAGACCATCCTGGACGCCCTCTATCCCATGGCGGACGTCCTCGAGGAGCGCGTCGCCGCAGGTGACGAGCTTGGCGTTGCGATGGGTGCCGCCGCTGCCAAGGCCCGCGAGGCCGCCGAGGCCACCTCTGGCATCCAGGCCTCGGTCGGCCGCGCCAAGTGGCTTGGCGAGCGCGCCGCGGCAAATCCTGACGGCGGGGCCATCCTGTGCGCCGTCGTGGCCGAGGGGCTGGCCTAGTGGCCGCTTCGGCCAAGTCGAGCCAGCTCTACGCCAAGGAGCTGGGGCCTGATTGCATCGCCTGCCTGTGCAGGCAGTATCTGAGCGCAGCGCCTGGGGACGCCCCCTGGGAGCTGCGCTCCGCGTATATGCGCCGGGCGCTCTCGGCCATATCCGAGGGCTCTCGCGAGCTGACTGCGCCGGAAATCGGCCACAAGCTAGACGGCCTCCTGAGGGAGCAATTTGGGGTCGAGGAGGACCGAACAGAGGAGAAGCTCCGGCTGAACGAGCTCGTCATGGGCTGGGAGGACGACCTTTGGCGCAAGGTGGTGGCCGCGAAAGACCCCGTAGCCCTGGCTGCCCGTCTTGCCGCCTGCGGCAATTACGTCGACTTCAGCGTCCAAGAGAGCGTCGAGGAGGACGTGCTGGCCCGCTTTCTCGAGAGGGCTGGCGCCGACGAGGGGCAAGGCGACCCCTTCTCGGCGCTCTCGGAGGCTCTTCTCGAGGCCAGAAGCGCGGTGCTTCTTGCCGACAACTGCGGCGAGGTCGTGCTGGACAAGATGCTGCTGAGGGCGGTCAAGAGGTCGAACCCAGTGTGTGAGGCCACGGTCATCGTGCGAGACGGGCGGGTCTCCGGCGACGTCACCCTTGCGGACGCCGCGCAGGTGGGGTTGGGCGAGGTGGCTCGCGTGGTCTCAAACGGCAATGACGTGGCGGGGACGTGCGAGAGGCTTCTCTCGGGCGAGGCTCGCCAGGTGCTGGTCGCGACGGACGTCGTGGTCTCGAAGGGACTCGCCAACTTCGAGACGCTTCGTGGCCGGCGGGTGGGCAACGCGAGGACCTTCTTCCTTTTCATGGTCAAGTGCGAGCTCTACGCGCGAGAGTTCGGTGCGAGCCTGGGTGACGTCATGGCCGTACGGGGAGTGTGATTCCCAGGCGCTTGGCCGGCGCGGCGGCAGGTCGGGCTCGGCCTGGTGCACCTCGTGCCGGGCACGCGACCGAGGCCATTCTTGCCCCCATCATGGAACCAACCGTTACAAGGAGGGGTTTCATGGGAAGAAGCGTCACCAGGCGAGAAGCGCTCGCGCTTGCGGGGCTCGGTGCCATTGCGGGAGCGGCCGGCTGCAGCGCCGGCGAGCCCGCCACAGACGAGAAGGACGGGGCCACCGAGGTGGCCTCCATCGAGGAGATTGGCGACACCTCCGGGTGGGACGCCTCCTTCTACCAGCCTGCGTACGCGAGCGTGGAGGAGGCGCGCGTCGCTGCCGAGGCCGTTGCCGAGGAGGTCGAGGCGGGCGGCATCGTGCTGCTGCGCAACGAGGGCGGCACGCTGCCACTGGCCTCGGGGGCGCGCGTCTCGCTTCTGGGGCGCGGCGCGGCGGACCCCGTCTACGACGGCACGGGTGCGGCGTTCATTGACCTCACGCACGCCGTCGACCTGCGCAGCGCATGCGTGGCGGCCGGGCTTTCCGTCAACGATGCGGCCTTTGACTTCCTGGCGGCGGAGGCGCCCAACCGCCCGCGCGCGGCCATCGGCACGCTCGACGCGCCGGAGACCGTCTCGTACTACCTCGGCGAGATTCCCTGGTCGGCATACCCGCAGGACGTGCGCCAGAGCATGGAGGGCACCGTCGGCGTGGTGGTGATCGGCCGTCCCTCGGGCGAGGGCGCCGACCTCAGCCAGGACCTGCTGGGCAGCCTTGAGTCGGGGGTCTCGCAGACCTTCCTGCCCAACGACGAGACGACAAACTACGTGCCGGGCCAGCACCAGCTCGAGCTCTGCGCGGAGGAGCTGGAGCTTCTGGCCGAGGTCAAGGCCCGCTGCCAGAAGCTCGTGGTGCTGCTCAACGTGGCCACCACCATGGAGGTGGGGCCCCTCGTGGAGCCGGGCGGCCCGTGCGAGGCGGACGCCATCCTGGAGATTGGCTTTCCGGGCGAGAGTGGCCTCTGTGCCGTGGCGCGCGCCCTTGCTGGCGAGGTCAACCCCTCTGGGCGCACGTGCGACCTGTGGGCGGCCGACCTCTCGGCCACGCCGAGCTTCAACAACTTTGGCGACAACACCTACACGGACGTGACCGACTACTACACCTCAATTGGCTCGGGCGCCCACTTTGTGGAGTACGCCGAGGGCATCTACGTTGGCTACCGCTACTACGAGACCGCGGCGGCAGAGGCCGCGGCGGGCAACTACCCGGGCTTTGACTACGACGCGGCGGTGACCTTCCCGTTTGGCTTCGGCCTCTCGTACACGAGCTTCAAGAGGGAGCTCCTGGACGTGACGCACGAGGGGGAGGACCTTCTCGCCAAGGTGCGCGTGACCAACGAGGGCCAGGTCGCGGGCCGTGACGTGGCCGAGCTCTATGCCACGGCGCCCGCGAGGCAGGGCGTGGAGAAGAGCGCGGCCGTCCTGGTGGCGTTTGCCAAGACCGACGAGCTGGAGCCCGGCGAGGCGGCCGAGCTGGAGCTGCGCTGCTGCGAGCGCGACCTTGCCAGCTGGGACGTGTCTGCCGGCTGCTGGGTGCTTGACGCGGGAAGCTACGCCATCAGCCTGAGGAGCGACTCCCACACCGTCATCGACCAGCGCGAGCTCTCCCTTGGCGAGAAGCGCTTCCAGACGGACTCCGCCACGGGCAATCCCGTCAAGAACCGCTTTGACGACGTGACGGACTACATGGACGCCTACGTCACGCAGCTGAGTCGCGCCGACTTTGCGGGCACCTTCCCGGCGCCGGCGCGGGACAAGACGGCTGCCTCGGTGGGCCTTGTGCTCAAGGAGTACGACGTCGCGGAGCACGTAGACCCCTCCGACGAGATGCCCCTCACGCGCGAGAAGAACGGCATCAGCCTCTCTGACCTGCGCGGACGTCCCATGGACGACCCGCTGTGGGAGAAGCTGCTGGACCAGCTCGGCACCAACGTGATGACCATCATCCTGAACAACCATAACCACGGCACCGACTCCGTTGACTCGGTGGGCAAGCCCAGGACCTTTGAGGGCGATGGCCCGGCGGGCATTGGCATCTTCGTCGACGATGGCGGGCACTGCGGGTTCCCGAGCGAGTATGCCGTGGCGCAGAGCTGGGACCGCGACCTCGTGCG
Protein-coding regions in this window:
- a CDS encoding damage-control phosphatase ARMT1 family protein produces the protein MAASAKSSQLYAKELGPDCIACLCRQYLSAAPGDAPWELRSAYMRRALSAISEGSRELTAPEIGHKLDGLLREQFGVEEDRTEEKLRLNELVMGWEDDLWRKVVAAKDPVALAARLAACGNYVDFSVQESVEEDVLARFLERAGADEGQGDPFSALSEALLEARSAVLLADNCGEVVLDKMLLRAVKRSNPVCEATVIVRDGRVSGDVTLADAAQVGLGEVARVVSNGNDVAGTCERLLSGEARQVLVATDVVVSKGLANFETLRGRRVGNARTFFLFMVKCELYAREFGASLGDVMAVRGV
- a CDS encoding dihydroxyacetone kinase subunit DhaK, translated to MSKIMNEASGFVDQSLAGIVAANPNDLALCETSRRSVVRAGQAKGDGKVAIVTGGGYGHLPVFLGYVGQGMCDGCAVGNVFTSPSAEAIVECARQADRGAGVLFLFGNYMGDSMNFDMASELLEFDDIQTRVVKCSDDVASLPRERWQERRGVSGIFFAYKLVGAYVEQGHSLDEVADFARRVTENVSTFGFATSSCQIPGEKTTVFQIGEDETELGMGIHGEPGVERAGKMTSAELAAYLVPRLVADQGLAAGDKIAVLVNSLGATCEEELYVLYADVKQLLDQAGIDVSRVFVGRYGTSMEMAGASLSFLKMEDDFSEYLNAPASTPFMRF
- the hxlA gene encoding 3-hexulose-6-phosphate synthase → MADKKFQVALDLFTIEDAMRILEQVGEYVDIIEVGTPLMVAEGARAVRTIKDAYPTKTVFADIKVMDGGGEVPKSCIQAGCDMFSVLCASDDATLRAAIELAHANDVMVLADMCNVKNMEERAAQVAPMGPDYLCCHVGFDRQATGADPVEELKRLSGVSTPKAIAGGIKLSTFKAAVESEAQDIISGGAIFNAEKPGEVARQMREILDAYNASH
- a CDS encoding glycoside hydrolase family 3 protein, which translates into the protein MGRSVTRREALALAGLGAIAGAAGCSAGEPATDEKDGATEVASIEEIGDTSGWDASFYQPAYASVEEARVAAEAVAEEVEAGGIVLLRNEGGTLPLASGARVSLLGRGAADPVYDGTGAAFIDLTHAVDLRSACVAAGLSVNDAAFDFLAAEAPNRPRAAIGTLDAPETVSYYLGEIPWSAYPQDVRQSMEGTVGVVVIGRPSGEGADLSQDLLGSLESGVSQTFLPNDETTNYVPGQHQLELCAEELELLAEVKARCQKLVVLLNVATTMEVGPLVEPGGPCEADAILEIGFPGESGLCAVARALAGEVNPSGRTCDLWAADLSATPSFNNFGDNTYTDVTDYYTSIGSGAHFVEYAEGIYVGYRYYETAAAEAAAGNYPGFDYDAAVTFPFGFGLSYTSFKRELLDVTHEGEDLLAKVRVTNEGQVAGRDVAELYATAPARQGVEKSAAVLVAFAKTDELEPGEAAELELRCCERDLASWDVSAGCWVLDAGSYAISLRSDSHTVIDQRELSLGEKRFQTDSATGNPVKNRFDDVTDYMDAYVTQLSRADFAGTFPAPARDKTAASVGLVLKEYDVAEHVDPSDEMPLTREKNGISLSDLRGRPMDDPLWEKLLDQLGTNVMTIILNNHNHGTDSVDSVGKPRTFEGDGPAGIGIFVDDGGHCGFPSEYAVAQSWDRDLVRRMGEAMADEMLVTGMNGWHAPAMNTHRSPFGGRDFEYYSEDPLLAGALGTAMVEAVFSRGIYAQMKHFCLNDQDTNRSAHLLTWASEQAIREIYARPFEIVVKNARGSIDYLDDQTGERKTRGMSAAIAVMSSYNYVGSTWAGGSKALCTELLRDEWGFEGHVVSDWSLYDYTNKNQAFYAGTDVNLTTTLTTGQMQDAESATAVKAMRRCMHHYLYSIANSNAMNGKPPTVRVTYR
- a CDS encoding PTS system mannose/fructose/sorbose family transporter subunit IID, which gives rise to MSDEKTLATKPESDVKINLSTKDLPAEDRKMLKSMFLRTNCLYALWAGQAQAAAGGMLFTMEPALNRYYADQKKRAEAMSRYTSWYNITLNVHPVVSGICAAMERDAAEDENFDVSNIQAVKASLMGPLSGVGDAFFWGVLRIIAAGIGIGLAATGSPLGAIAFLLIYNIPSWIVRWGCQVLGFKLGTSFISKVSESGLMGVVTKAAGILGLLMIGAMTASNVAFNVALTIPVAGSDPIMVQTYLDAMFKGLIPMLITLGCFKLLKKNVNVLWIILGIMALGLVCGLFGIVA
- a CDS encoding PTS mannose/fructose/sorbose/N-acetylgalactosamine transporter subunit IIC — encoded protein: MLYTATMALLAAFVAKWSNNLLGQALTERPLVAGLIAGLFLGDVQTGVLVGAALEAVFLGMVDVGGSVTAEPVTATVLAVAFVSTMGMEQGTAVALAVPIGLLGGLVYSVIHLSISSLAAPLIEKAAATGDPKKVNLVWFVGGGIKHFIVAVPTFLGVLLGAEPMSVVMNQIPDQVIAGLTASGSLLPAVGMAMLMKMLWNNKIAIYWFLGFILVAYMGLGTVGVAAFGAVIVTLVVMNDLDAMKKEKASIAAGTVAADEEEDFFA
- a CDS encoding DAK2 domain-containing protein, which encodes MSYGINDAKALIARVSDIIEAHKDELNELDGRSGDGDLGMSVALGLAATKASAEAFEGDDMGKMLAMAAMACNREAPSTMGTLVSSGIMAVGKAFKGKNEVEKADVVAIPRTFADAIAARGGAKLGDKTILDALYPMADVLEERVAAGDELGVAMGAAAAKAREAAEATSGIQASVGRAKWLGERAAANPDGGAILCAVVAEGLA
- a CDS encoding PTS sugar transporter subunit IIA; the protein is MGERRVLLASHGHLASGLKSSLQILTGDASAVTAIDAYVDETDFVPTIEEFLAASEEGDETIVFTDLLGGSVFQKVSVLLASHPGVIHVTGMNLAVVIGCLLSDEPLTPEVVDGVVAMASDALERVEIPGADPANEGDAADDDFFA
- a CDS encoding PTS system mannose/fructose/N-acetylgalactosamine-transporter subunit IIB encodes the protein MIIQIRVDDRLIHGQVAILWSKELNSKGLLVANDRAASNPTISATLKMACPSSQKLLIKSVDDAIRIAKDPRGGSMRIFALVDCVADALKIVEACPEAVGEVNVANVGRFDNSDPAQQVNLIKSVMLNPDELEACRKLVATGVTVIHQVTPTDRKVSVEDLLKTL
- the hxlB gene encoding 6-phospho-3-hexuloisomerase, whose amino-acid sequence is MSESTEMAVNQIAALGARQLAGILEGVSGERLQELIALIDEAPHVYCCAAGRSLLMMRCMAMRLMHMGYASYVVGDTTTPAFHEGDLLICASGSGTTSCVLNVARKARDLGGRVACITISEDSPLAELSDVVVSVPTFTDKGDFDASERTVMAGGSSFEHAVLLLSDAMVVPMAAARGFDINKGFPLHANLE